A genomic segment from Poecilia reticulata strain Guanapo linkage group LG3, Guppy_female_1.0+MT, whole genome shotgun sequence encodes:
- the ramac gene encoding RNMT-activating mini protein, whose protein sequence is MSDASENTQSYEELFSNRFSPEDSEYQEYVKRPADPPPIVDDWRGRGGGNQRDRDNRYQGRRGYRDRNWGEDRRWRGDRRGQHWHDRDRNWGHGSGYQSGSRGSNQGYNSHNRPHYDRY, encoded by the exons ATGTCTGACGCCTCAGAAAACACGCAGAGCTACGAGGAGCTGTTCTCTAACAGATTCTCACCGGAGGACAGTGAATACCAGGAATATGTGAAACGTCCAGCTGACCCGCCACCAATTGTTGACGACTGGCGGGGGCGTGGAGGGGGAAACCAGAGGGACAGGGACAACAG GTACCAGGGCCGCCGAGGCTACAGAGACCGCAATTGGGGAGAAGACAGGAGGTGGCGAGGGGACCGTCGTGGACAGCACTGGCATGACAGAGACAGGAACTGGGGGCATGGCAGTGGATATCAGTCTGGGTCCAGAGGCTCCAATCAGGGATACAACTCCCATAATCGTCCACATTATGATCGCTACTGA